The proteins below come from a single Sorghum bicolor cultivar BTx623 chromosome 4, Sorghum_bicolor_NCBIv3, whole genome shotgun sequence genomic window:
- the LOC8077621 gene encoding uncharacterized protein LOC8077621, protein MAIAVGTAADASYTLVGPPEARQRHAGARSEAAPTGEDFPDLMDTCFNKPTAPVPAAAVGPGGKALTENLSPTFISSGDPCLDFFFHVVPGTPAASVESLLGAAWAADPTTALCLVANLRGVRGSGKSDREGFYAAALWLHARHPRTLALNAAPIADFGYLKDLPELLHRIVHGGVSTRTPGKKARLAAEGGGFVGGRGRGRGRRFFGSRTPRTRVERENSARVGSTEERVAASLEHDRGLAAAAAVARRTRRAEAAARAVEMYSNDPTYRFLHDRTADLFAGLIAEDMRKLADGKLREFSLAAKWCPSLDSSYDRSTLLCEAVARRLFPKGSAPELAADLADEHYAYRARERLRRVALVPLRRALKLPEVFISARAWESVAYTRVASVAMKNYKDLFLKHDADRFSAYLADVKSGKKRIAAGALLPHEIIASLGDGDEGGVADLQWQRMVDDMRALGKLSNCVAVCDVSGSMTGLPMDVCVALGLLVSELSDDPWRGRVITFSEHPELHKIAGETLSEKTSFVQTMDWGMNTNFQAVFDKILEVAVGARLAPERMVRRVFVFSDMEFDQASANPWETDYEAIVRKFTEAGYGAAVPEVVFWNLRDSKAVPVEAGQKGVALVSGFSKNLLKLFLDGGGIVSPRAVMEKAIAGPEYGKLAVFD, encoded by the coding sequence ATGGCAATCGCCGTAGGCACCGCCGCCGACGCGTCCTACACCCTCGTGGGCCCACCCGAGGCCCGCCAGCGCCACGCCGGGGCCCGGTCCGAGGCGGCGCCGACGGGGGAGGACTTCCCGGACCTGATGGACACCTGCTTCAACAAGCCCACCGCGCCGGTGCCAGCGGCGGCGGTGGGGCCGGGCGGGAAGGCGCTCACGGAGAACCTCTCCCCGACGTTCATCTCCTCGGGCGACCCCTGCCTCGACTTCTTCTTCCACGTGGTGCCCGGCACGCCGGCAGCCTCCGTGGAGTCGCTCCTGGGCGCGGCCTGGGCGGCCGACCCGACCACCGCGCTCTGCCTCGTCGCCAACCTCCGCGGCGTGCGCGGGAGCGGCAAGTCCGACCGCGAGGGGTTCTACGCCGCCGCGCTCTGGCTCCACGCGCGCCACCCGCGCACGCTCGCACTCAACGCCGCCCCCATCGCCGACTTCGGCTACCTCAAGGACCTCCCCGAGCTGCTCCACCGCATCGTCCACGGCGGGGTGTCCACCAGGACACCAGGCAAGAAGGCGCGCCTCGCCGCCGAGGGAGGAGGATTCGTCGGCGGCCGGGGCCGGGGACGGGGACGCCGCTTCTTCGGCAGCCGTACGCCCCGCACCCGCGTGGAACGAGAAAATTCCGCGCGCGTCGGCTCAACGGAGGAGCGGGTCGCGGCCAGCCTCGAGCACGACCGGGGactcgcggccgcggccgcggtggCGCGCCGGACCAGGAGAGCGGAGGCCGCTGCGAGGGCGGTCGAGATGTACAGCAACGACCCCACCTACCGCTTCCTGCACGACCGCACGGCCGACCTCTTCGCGGGGCTCATCGCGGAGGACATGCGCAAGCTCGCCGACGGCAAGCTCCGGGAGTTCTCGCTCGCCGCCAAGTGGTGCCCGTCGCTGGACTCCTCGTACGACCGCTCCACGCTGCTCTGCGAGGCCGTCGCGCGGCGCCTCTTCCCCAAGGGCTCCGCGCCCGAGCTCGCCGCGGACCTCGCGGACGAGCACTACGCGTACCGCGCGCGCGAGCGGCTCCGCAGGGTGGCGCTCGTGCCGCTCCGCCGCGCGCTCAAGCTCCCCGAGGTCTTCATCTCGGCGCGCGCGTGGGAGTCGGTCGCGTACACGCGCGTCGCCTCCGTGGCCATGAAGAACTACAAGGACCTCTTCCTCAAGCACGACGCCGACCGCTTCAGCGCCTACCTCGCCGACGTCAAGTCCGGCAAGAAGCGGATCGCCGCGGGCGCGCTGCTGCCGCACGAGATCATCGCCTCcctcggcgacggcgacgaagGCGGCGTGGCCGACCTGCAGTGGCAGCGCATGGTCGACGACATGCGCGCGCTCGGCAAGCTGAGCAACTGCGTCGCCGTGTGCGACGTGTCCGGGAGCATGACCGGCCTTCCCATGGACGTGTGCGTGGCCTTGGGCCTCCTCGTGTCCGAGCTCAGCGACGACCCCTGGCGCGGCCGCGTGATCACCTTCAGCGAGCATCCCGAGCTCCACAAGATCGCCGGAGAGACCCTCTCCGAGAAGACAAGCTTCGTCCAAACCATGGACTGGGGCATGAACACCAACTTCCAGGCGGTGTTCGACAAGATCCTCGAGGTGGCCGTGGGCGCCAGGCTCGCGCCGGAGCGGATGGTGAGGCGCGTGTTCGTGTTCAGCGACATGGAGTTCGACCAGGCGTCGGCGAATCCGTGGGAGACGGACTACGAGGCGATCGTGCGCAAGTTCACGGAGGCCGGGTACGGCGCGGCCGTGCCGGAGGTGGTGTTCTGGAACCTGAGGGACTCCAAGGCCGTGCCGGTGGAGGCCGGCCAGAAGGGGGTGGCGCTCGTCAGCGGCTTCTCCAAGAACCTGCTCAAGCTGTtcctcgacggcggcggcatcgTCAGCCCCAGGGCTGTCATGGAGAAGGCCATCGCCGGGCCGGAGTACGGCAAGCTGGCCGTCTTCGACTGA
- the LOC8079402 gene encoding autophagy-related protein 11, with protein sequence MSSGSAVTGGGAEEAAAVPLGQKLMVHVAENGNTLEFQCGGDTLVEAIQHSIQLHCGIPPNDQLLLCGNTSLDGTNGHALAYYKLPRDDREVFLYNKARLLADSRPPAPESLYIPEPNIPPPPRPQDSPPVDASADPALKALVSYETRFRYHFQVANAVYQSSLAKFELCRRLLREGQVQERALDTARSNLEHTFRKLSQRYSDFLRCFTQQHRSHVEMLANFERDVQKLRAVRLHPALQSEERHCLMDLLKENDLRKLADGCLSSHKKFEVKVSQLKANFLELKKRVEGLFNAMSSGGCKDVEKLIKEHQGIIGDQKIIMQALSKDVDTSKKLVDDCSSFQLSASLRPHDAVSAVGRIYEVHEKDNLPSIRNFDHRLTKLLEKCKDKKNEMNTLVHVCMQRVKSSQISIKGMMSELIAFQEVMGHQEDFDNLKIVSGLGHAYRACVAEVARRKSYFKLYTGLAGTYAEKLATECQNEKTRREDFHRTWSRYIPDNVMCSMGLFDSPSQCDVKVAPFDRDLLPIDVDDVEKLAPQSILGSFLKSERSQLAKPLLSNSSTSGNLNKSEQNPLSADDKMDFQDFLGGYDSIDIAGTSKLEVENARLKAELASAIAILCNVGAEYGYESIDEGQIDAVLKKAREKTAEALAAKDEFAYQLQSLLTAKQEKCLAYEKRIQDLEERLANQYMQGHMVSGSKGTSDSLLSAFKSNDCNLDVSGVRQTQIRDESSVAMDETSSTSEQPSKQTEGGDENMTDISGALNLQLLDSAACTNLDAFMTELPRDNEHKIVNIDKEGPMLTQLTMADASDVRIEDPLSILNSRTNEHHALELRNKELLVSELQNTLDQKSKQLGETEIKLSAMMDEVNSLNKELEQTRGLLDESQMNCAHLENCLHEAREEARTNKCSADRRAVEYDALRSSALRIHGLFERLNNCVTAPGVTGFAESLRSLAISLASSVKKDEADTTVQFQQCIKILADKVYLLTRQSADLLERYSAMQAVHGGITKELDEKKELIKNLYNKLQLEKQASKEKISFGRFEVHELAVFFRNPAGHYEAINRNCSNYYLSEESVALFTEHHPVHPAYIIGQIVHIERRIVHPGQMGGAPRRDSSGGRRSPASMLNPYNLPGGCEYFVVTVAMLPDAAR encoded by the exons ATGAGTTCCGGGTCGGCGGTGACAGGCGGGGGtgcggaggaggcggcggcggtgccgcTGGGGCAGAAGCTGATGGTGCACGTGGCGGAGAACGGCAACACACTGGAGTTCCAGTGCGGCGGCGACACGCTCGTCGAGGCCATCCAGCACTCCATCCAGCTCCACTGCGGCATACCGCCCAACGACCAGCTCCTCCTCTGCGGCAACACCTCCCTCGACGGCACCAACGGGCACGCGCTCGCCTACTACAAGCTTCCGCGCGACGACCGTGAGGTCTTCCTCTACAACAAGGCCCGGCTTCTTGCGGACTCCCGGCCCCCAGCGCCGGAGTCCCTCTACATCCCTGAGCCAAATATTCCACCGCCGCCCCGGCCGCAGGACTCACCACCTGTGGACGCATCTGCAGACCCGGCGCTGAAGGCGCTGGTATCTTATGAAACAAGGTTCAGATATCACTTCCAGGTCGCCAATGCGGTGTACCAATCTAGCTTGGCAAAATTTGAGCTGTGCAGGCGGCTTCTGCGGGAGGGGCAGGTGCAGGAGCGAGCGCTGGACACGGCACGGAGCAACCTAGAGCACACATTCCGGAAGCTCTCGCAGCGGTATTCAGATTTTTTGCGGTGCTTCACTCAGCAGCACCGTTCACATGTTGAGATGCTGGCTAATTTTGAGAGAGATGTACAGAAGCTGCGTGCTGTTAGGCTGCATCCAGCGTTGCAAAGTGAGGAGCGGCATTGCTTGATGGACCTTCTCAAGGAGAATGACCTGCGGAAATTGGCTGACGGATGCTTGAGCTCACATAAGAAGTTTGAGGTTAAGGTATCACAGCTGAAGGCCAACTTCTTGGAGCTGAAGAAGAGGGTGGAAGGCTTATTCAATGCCATGAGCTCAGGTGGGTGCAAGGATGTTGAGAAGCTGATAAAGGAGCATCAGGGAATCATTGGTGACCAGAAGATCATCATGCAAGCTCTAAG TAAAGATGTGGACACCTCAAAGAAGCTTGTTGATGACTGCTCAAGTTTCCAGCTATCTGCTTCTCTCCGCCCTCATGATGCAGTCTCAGCGGTTGGCCGTATCTATGAAGTACATGAAAAGGATAACTTGCCCAGTATACGGAATTTTGATCACAGGCTTACAAAATTGCTTGAGAAATGCAAGGACAAGAAAAATGAaatgaatactttggtccatgTTTGCATGCAAAGAGTAAAATCTTCTCAGATTAGCATCAAAGGCATGATGAGTGAACTCATTGCATTCCAAGAGGTGATGGGCCATCAAGAAGATTTTGATAATCTGAAAATAGTCAGTGGCTTGGGTCATGCATATAGAGCTTGTGTCGCCGAGGTAGCCAGGAGGAAATCGTATTTTAAGCTGTATACTGGATTGGCTGGAACATATGCTGAAAAGTTGGCAACCGAGTGTCAAAACGAGAAAACAAGACGAGAGGATTTCCATAGGACATGGAGCAGGTACATTCCAGATAATGTCATGTGTTCCATGGGACTCTTTGATTCTCCAAGCCAGTGTGATGTGAAAGTTGCTCCTTTTGATCGTGATCTTCTTCCCATTGATGTTGATGATGTGGAAAAGCTTGCACCCCAGTCTATACTTGGGTCTTTTCTGAAATCTGAGAGATCACAGCTAGCAAAGCCTTTGCTAAGCAATTCTAGTACCAGTGGAAATTTGAACAAATCTGAGCAAAATCCTCTGAGCGCTGATGATAAGATGGATTTCCAAGATTTTCTGGGGGGCTATGATTCTATTGATATTGCAGGAACTAGTAAGTTAGAAGTGGAAAATGCCAGGTTAAAAGCAGAACTTGCTTCTGCAATTGCAATTCTCTGCAATGTCGGTGCTGAATATGGATATGAGTCTATTGACGAAGGGCAAATTGATGCTGTATTGAAAAAGGCAAGGGAAAAAACAGCTGAGGCACTTGCTGCGAAGGATGAGTTTGCTTACCAGCTTCAGTCATTGCTCACTGCAAAGCAGGAAAAATGCTTGGCATATGAGAAGCGGATCCAGGATCTTGAGGAACGCTTAGCCAACCAGTACATGCAAGGTCACATGGTATCAGGAAGCAAAGGCACGTCTGATTCCCTGCTTTCTGCATTTAAAAGTAACGACTGCAACCTGGATGTATCTGGAGTCAGGCAAACCCAAATACGTGATGAATCAAGTGTGGCCATGGATGAGACCTCTTCAACATCTGAACAGCCATCTAAACAAACAGAAGGTGGTGATGAGAATATGACTGACATTTCAGGTGCACTGAACTTGCAGTTGCTCGATTCAGCAGCATGTACTAATCTGGATGCTTTCATGACAGAATTGCCACGTGATAATGAACATAAGATCGTAAACATTGATAAGGAAGGGCCCATGTTGACACAACTTACTATGGCTGATGCTTCTGATGTTCGTATAGAAGATCCTCTTAGCATCTTAAACTCAAGAACTAATGAGCATCATGCCTTAGAGTTGAGGAATAAGGAGCTCCTTGTGTCAGAGCTGCAGAATACCCTAGATCAAAAATCAAAGCAGTTGGGTGAAACTGAAATTAAACTTAGTGCTATGATGGATGAGGTTAACTCCCTGAATAAAGAACTTGAACAAACCCGGGGTCTTCTTGATGAATCTCAG ATGAATTGTGCACACCTTGAAAACTGTTTACATGAAGCAAGAGAAGAGGCCCGAACAAACAAATGTTCAGCTGACAGAAGGGCTGTTGAGTATGATGCTCTGCGGTCGTCTGCTTTGAGGATACATGGTTTGTTCGAAAGGCTAAATAATTGTGTCACTGCACCCGGTGTGACTGGCTTTGCAGAGTCACTGCGTTCTTTGGCTATCTCCTTGGCAAG CTCTGTAAAGAAGGATGAAGCTGATACCACTGTTCAGTTTCAACAATGCATCAAGATCCTGGCCGACAAAGTTTATTTATTGACACGACAGAGTGCTGATCTGCTAGAACGCTATTCAGCTATGCAGGCAGTACATGGAGGTATCACAAAAGAGTTGGATGAGAAGAAAGAGCTGATTAAGAATCTCTACAATAAACTTCAACTAGAAAAACAG GCCAGCAAGGAGAAGATATCATTTGGTCGATTTGAAGTCCATGAGCTTGCCGTCTTCTTCCGAAACCCGGCTGGGCACTATGAGGCGATCAATCGGAACTGCTCAAACTACTACCTGTCTGAGGAATCTGTCGCCTTGTTCACTGAGCACCACCCGGTGCACCCAGCATACATAATCGGGCAGATCGTTCACATTGAGCGGCGCATAGTGCACCCAGGTCAGATGGGAGGAGCTCCACGCCGTGATAGCAGTGGTGGCCGTCGGTCGCCCGCATCCATGCTCAACCCCTACAACCTTCCTGGGGGCTGTGAGTACTTCGTGGTGACTGTTGCCATGCTGCCTGATGCTGCCCGTTGA